A region of Aliivibrio fischeri DNA encodes the following proteins:
- a CDS encoding curlin subunit CsgB: MKILSVSYIYLLMGISGYSYANFDLGINEFNAPNELTELSELNTSNDNNAIIELTNATNSQVTIIQHNVNKTGSNKAKVKQTGYDNTAAVMQLGSNNVGLIAQNGTNNSATLKQLGLNHEGAILQEGNDNIAHLVQTGNGKQNVVNQTGDSNIAAAVNKNNGAGFSINQTGNQGIILVNGMDRFISIVN; encoded by the coding sequence ATGAAAATATTATCAGTAAGTTATATCTATTTATTAATGGGGATAAGTGGTTACAGTTATGCGAATTTTGATCTAGGTATTAATGAATTTAATGCTCCAAATGAATTAACGGAATTATCCGAATTAAATACGAGCAATGATAATAATGCAATTATTGAATTAACTAATGCAACAAACTCGCAAGTAACTATTATTCAACATAATGTAAATAAAACAGGAAGTAATAAAGCAAAAGTAAAACAAACTGGTTATGACAATACAGCGGCCGTCATGCAACTAGGTAGCAATAATGTAGGGTTAATTGCTCAAAATGGCACAAATAATTCAGCGACATTGAAACAGCTAGGATTAAATCATGAAGGTGCCATTTTACAAGAAGGTAATGACAACATAGCCCATTTAGTACAAACAGGTAACGGTAAACAAAACGTAGTAAACCAAACAGGTGATTCAAATATTGCAGCTGCAGTGAATAAAAATAATGGTGCAGGTTTTTCCATTAATCAAACTGGCAATCAAGGAATTATCTTAGTAAACGGAATGGATAGATTCATATCCATCGTAAATTAA
- a CDS encoding curlin associated precursor, CsgA like protein, translating into MKKLAIAISTILLSGAAYAGNTADVELFNADENDVNIFQMSPAVGNDADVLIRNSDDNEVDIYQMGRHNEAVVRVRNGSDDNDLMIDQDGRHNRAVLKARLGSDDNDFAIEQDGRLNLGKVIADDSDNNNGLIDQRGRKNEAYINFDGASDNSNNKIVQRGRRNEGEISVMGGSNNGTLKIRQKGHDNDSKIHVYGGSGNEALTKINGDDNTTYTAFYAGASDNDTTILMKNDSLDNTVYAVVVGGSFNEADVTIDSSNDNFVSVAQWGDSSMAEVTLENGSNDNWIMVNQTNNDMATVTADNSSYNAVVITQL; encoded by the coding sequence ATGAAAAAGCTAGCAATCGCAATCTCAACTATCTTACTTTCTGGTGCTGCATATGCTGGGAATACAGCTGATGTAGAGCTATTTAATGCAGATGAGAATGACGTTAATATTTTCCAAATGTCACCAGCAGTAGGGAATGATGCAGATGTGTTAATCCGAAACTCTGATGATAACGAAGTCGATATCTATCAAATGGGTCGTCATAACGAAGCTGTAGTAAGAGTACGTAACGGAAGTGATGATAACGACCTAATGATTGATCAAGATGGTCGCCACAACCGTGCTGTTCTAAAAGCTCGTTTAGGTAGTGATGATAATGACTTTGCAATTGAACAAGATGGACGCCTTAATTTAGGTAAAGTTATTGCCGACGACAGTGATAACAACAATGGTTTAATTGACCAACGTGGGCGCAAAAATGAAGCCTACATTAATTTTGATGGTGCATCAGATAACTCGAACAATAAAATTGTTCAAAGAGGTCGTCGTAATGAAGGTGAAATCAGTGTAATGGGCGGATCAAACAATGGTACATTAAAAATCCGTCAAAAAGGACATGATAATGACTCTAAAATTCATGTTTATGGTGGTTCAGGTAATGAAGCATTAACTAAAATCAACGGTGATGATAATACAACTTACACTGCATTTTATGCTGGAGCATCAGATAACGACACGACAATCTTGATGAAAAATGATTCATTAGACAATACCGTTTACGCTGTCGTTGTTGGTGGTAGCTTCAACGAAGCTGATGTAACAATTGATTCAAGTAACGATAACTTTGTTTCTGTGGCTCAATGGGGTGATTCATCAATGGCTGAGGTTACATTGGAAAATGGTTCAAATGATAACTGGATAATGGTTAATCAAACTAATAATGACATGGCTACCGTAACCGCTGATAACAGTAGTTACAATGCTGTTGTAATTACTCAACTATAA
- the rpoC gene encoding DNA-directed RNA polymerase subunit beta' — translation MKDLLKFLKAQHKTEEFDAIKIGLASPDQIRSWSFGEVKKPETINYRTFKPERDGLFCARIFGPVKDYECLCGKYKRLKHRGVICEKCGVEVTQTKVRRDRMGHIELASPVAHIWFLKSLPSRIGLLMDIPLRDIERVLYFESYVVTEPGMTDLERSQLLSEEEYLDKLEEFGDEFTAKMGAEAIKDLLASMDMQAEIEDMREELETTNSETKRKKVTKRLKLVEAFVQSGNNPEWMILTVLPVLPPDLRPLVPLDGGRFATSDLNDLYRRVINRNNRLKRLLDLAAPDIIVRNEKRMLQESVDALLDNGRRGRAITGSNKRPLKSLADMIKGKQGRFRQNLLGKRVDYSGRSVITVGPYLRLHQCGLPKKMALELFKPFIYSKLEGRGLATTIKAAKKMVEREEAIVWDILDDVIREHPVLLNRAPTLHRLGIQAFEPVLIEGKAIQLHPLVCAAYNADFDGDQMAVHVPLTLEAQLEARTLMMSTNNILSPASGDPIIVPSQDVVLGLYYMTREKINAKGEGMYLEGFAEAEKAYRTGVAELHARVKVRITEVLRDENGIETRETKLVDTTVGRAMLWQIVPEGLPYSIINQKLGKKQISNLLNEAYRTLGLKDTVVFADQIMYTGFAYAALSGASVGIDDMVIPDAKYTKVADAEEEVKQIQEQYQSGLVTAGERYNKVIDIWAATNEQVAKEMMDNLSSETVLNRDGEEEQQESFNSVYMMADSGARGSAAQIRQLAGMRGLMAKPDGSIIETPITANFREGLNVNQYFISTHGARKGLADTALKTANSGYLTRRLVDVAQDVVVHLDDCGTYEGVTMTPLIEGGDVKEPLHERVLGRVVAEDVLKPGTDEILLPRNTLLDEKQCQIVEENSVDQIKVRSVVSCEADFGCCANCYGRDLARGHMVNQGESVGVIAAQSIGEPGTQLTMRTFHIGGAASTAAADNSIQVKTTGSIKLHNAKHVTNGEGNLVITSRASEMTVIDEHGRTKESYKLSYGTILTKKDGDAVNQGDKIASWDPHTMPIITEVQGQVQFVDMIDGVTITTQTDELTGLSSIVVLDAAERASAGKDMRPTVKLVDANGNDIMIPGTEMPAQYFLPGKAIVNLADGGNVGIGETLARIPQASSGTKDITGGLPRVADLFEARKPKEPAILAEHAGIVAFGKETKGKVRLLITRDDNGEVYEEMIHKHRQLNIFEGDKVERGDVISDGPETPHDILRLRGIHAVTEYITNEVQEVYRLQGVKINDKHIETIVRQMLRKCTITHSGDSTFLEGEQLEYANVTIANRQLEAEGKQPARFERDLLGITKASLATESFISAASFQETTRVLTEAAVSGKRDELRGLKENVIVGRLIPAGTGFAYHQERQKQKAVEQEGPSAEQATDNLAALLNAGFSSEE, via the coding sequence GTGAAAGACTTATTAAAGTTTCTGAAAGCACAACACAAGACTGAAGAATTTGATGCAATCAAAATCGGTCTTGCTTCACCTGACCAAATTCGTTCATGGTCTTTTGGTGAAGTTAAAAAGCCAGAAACAATCAACTATCGTACCTTTAAGCCAGAACGTGACGGTCTTTTCTGTGCACGTATCTTTGGCCCAGTTAAAGACTACGAATGCTTATGTGGTAAATACAAACGCCTTAAGCACCGTGGTGTTATCTGTGAAAAATGTGGCGTAGAAGTAACGCAAACTAAAGTTCGTCGTGACCGTATGGGCCACATCGAATTAGCGTCTCCAGTTGCGCACATCTGGTTCCTGAAGTCACTGCCGTCTCGTATTGGTTTGTTAATGGACATCCCACTACGTGATATCGAGCGTGTACTTTACTTTGAATCATATGTGGTTACTGAGCCAGGTATGACTGATCTAGAACGCAGCCAACTTCTTTCTGAAGAAGAATATCTTGATAAGCTAGAAGAGTTCGGTGACGAATTCACAGCTAAGATGGGTGCGGAAGCGATCAAAGATCTGCTAGCGTCTATGGACATGCAAGCAGAGATCGAAGACATGCGTGAAGAGTTAGAAACTACTAACTCTGAAACAAAACGTAAAAAAGTAACTAAGCGTCTGAAACTAGTAGAAGCTTTCGTTCAATCTGGTAACAACCCAGAGTGGATGATTCTTACTGTTCTACCAGTTCTTCCGCCAGATCTTCGTCCTCTAGTACCACTAGATGGCGGTCGTTTTGCTACGTCTGATCTAAATGACTTATACCGTCGTGTGATTAACCGTAACAACCGTTTGAAGCGTCTTTTAGACTTAGCTGCACCAGACATTATCGTACGTAACGAAAAACGTATGCTTCAAGAGTCTGTTGATGCGCTGCTTGATAACGGTCGTCGTGGTCGTGCGATCACAGGTTCTAACAAACGTCCTCTTAAATCTCTTGCTGATATGATCAAGGGTAAACAAGGTCGTTTCCGTCAGAACTTGCTTGGTAAACGTGTAGACTACTCTGGTCGTTCTGTAATCACAGTAGGTCCATACCTTCGTCTACATCAGTGTGGTCTTCCTAAGAAGATGGCACTTGAACTATTTAAACCATTTATCTACAGCAAGTTAGAAGGTCGTGGTCTTGCTACGACAATCAAAGCTGCTAAGAAAATGGTAGAGCGCGAAGAAGCGATCGTTTGGGATATCCTAGATGACGTAATCCGTGAACACCCAGTACTACTAAACCGTGCACCGACACTTCACCGTCTAGGTATCCAAGCGTTTGAACCAGTACTAATCGAAGGTAAAGCGATTCAGCTTCACCCACTAGTGTGTGCGGCATATAACGCCGACTTCGATGGTGACCAGATGGCGGTACACGTACCACTAACTCTGGAAGCCCAATTAGAAGCACGTACCCTAATGATGTCGACAAACAACATTCTGTCGCCAGCATCAGGTGACCCAATCATCGTACCTTCTCAGGACGTTGTATTAGGTCTGTACTACATGACACGTGAAAAAATTAACGCGAAAGGCGAAGGCATGTACCTTGAAGGTTTTGCTGAAGCTGAAAAAGCATACCGTACAGGTGTTGCAGAGCTACATGCTCGCGTTAAAGTTCGTATCACTGAAGTTCTTCGTGATGAGAATGGTATTGAAACTCGTGAAACTAAACTGGTTGATACGACTGTTGGTCGTGCAATGCTATGGCAAATCGTGCCAGAAGGTCTTCCTTACAGCATCATTAACCAGAAGTTAGGTAAGAAGCAAATCTCTAACCTACTAAACGAAGCGTACCGTACTCTTGGTCTTAAAGACACAGTAGTGTTTGCTGACCAAATCATGTACACAGGTTTCGCATACGCAGCATTGTCTGGTGCGTCTGTTGGTATCGATGACATGGTTATCCCTGATGCTAAGTACACGAAAGTTGCTGATGCAGAAGAAGAAGTTAAGCAAATTCAAGAACAGTACCAATCTGGTCTTGTAACTGCGGGCGAACGTTACAACAAAGTTATCGATATCTGGGCGGCAACAAACGAACAAGTTGCTAAAGAGATGATGGATAACCTGTCTTCAGAAACAGTGCTTAACCGCGATGGTGAAGAAGAGCAACAAGAATCGTTTAACAGCGTTTACATGATGGCCGACTCCGGTGCTCGTGGTTCTGCAGCTCAGATTCGTCAGCTAGCTGGTATGCGTGGTCTGATGGCTAAACCAGATGGTTCAATCATCGAAACACCGATCACGGCGAACTTCCGTGAAGGTCTAAACGTAAACCAATACTTCATCTCAACGCACGGTGCGCGTAAAGGTCTTGCCGATACAGCACTTAAAACTGCGAACTCAGGTTACCTGACTCGTCGTTTAGTAGACGTTGCACAAGATGTAGTTGTTCACTTAGATGACTGTGGTACATACGAAGGTGTGACCATGACTCCTCTAATTGAAGGTGGTGATGTTAAAGAACCTCTACACGAACGTGTTCTAGGTCGTGTGGTTGCTGAAGATGTATTGAAACCAGGTACAGATGAAATTCTTCTTCCACGTAACACACTTCTTGATGAGAAGCAGTGTCAAATCGTTGAAGAAAACTCAGTTGACCAAATTAAAGTACGTTCAGTAGTAAGCTGTGAAGCTGACTTCGGTTGTTGTGCTAACTGTTACGGTCGTGACCTAGCTCGTGGTCATATGGTTAACCAAGGTGAGTCAGTTGGTGTTATCGCTGCTCAATCAATCGGTGAACCTGGTACACAGCTAACGATGCGTACGTTCCACATCGGTGGTGCGGCATCTACAGCGGCAGCAGACAACAGCATCCAAGTTAAGACGACTGGTTCGATCAAACTTCATAATGCTAAGCACGTAACAAATGGCGAAGGTAACTTAGTTATTACGTCTCGTGCGTCTGAAATGACAGTTATTGATGAGCATGGCCGTACGAAAGAAAGCTACAAGCTATCTTACGGTACTATCTTAACGAAGAAAGATGGTGATGCAGTTAACCAGGGCGACAAGATCGCATCTTGGGATCCGCATACAATGCCAATCATCACTGAAGTACAAGGTCAAGTTCAATTCGTTGACATGATTGATGGTGTTACGATCACAACTCAAACTGATGAGTTAACTGGTCTATCTTCAATTGTTGTTCTTGATGCGGCTGAGCGTGCTTCTGCTGGTAAAGACATGCGTCCAACAGTGAAACTTGTTGATGCGAATGGTAATGACATCATGATCCCTGGTACTGAAATGCCAGCTCAATACTTCCTACCTGGTAAGGCGATTGTTAACCTTGCTGATGGTGGTAACGTAGGTATTGGTGAAACGTTAGCTCGTATTCCTCAAGCTTCAAGCGGTACTAAAGATATCACCGGTGGTCTACCACGCGTTGCGGACTTATTTGAAGCTCGTAAGCCTAAAGAGCCAGCAATTCTTGCTGAGCACGCAGGTATTGTTGCGTTTGGTAAAGAGACTAAAGGTAAGGTTCGCTTATTGATCACTCGTGACGATAACGGCGAAGTTTATGAAGAGATGATTCATAAACACCGTCAACTTAACATCTTTGAAGGTGATAAAGTTGAACGTGGTGACGTTATCTCTGATGGTCCAGAAACGCCACATGATATCCTACGTTTACGTGGTATTCATGCAGTTACTGAATACATCACTAACGAAGTTCAAGAAGTTTACCGTTTACAAGGCGTTAAGATTAACGATAAGCACATTGAAACTATCGTTCGTCAAATGCTACGTAAGTGTACGATTACACACTCTGGCGACTCTACTTTCCTTGAAGGTGAGCAACTTGAGTATGCAAACGTAACGATTGCAAACCGTCAGCTTGAAGCTGAAGGCAAGCAACCTGCACGTTTCGAGCGTGATCTACTAGGTATTACTAAAGCGTCTCTTGCTACTGAGTCGTTCATCTCTGCTGCATCGTTCCAAGAAACGACGCGCGTACTTACTGAAGCAGCTGTTTCTGGTAAGCGTGATGAACTACGTGGTCTGAAAGAAAACGTAATCGTTGGTCGTCTAATTCCAGCGGGTACAGGTTTCGCATACCACCAAGAACGTCAAAAGCAAAAAGCTGTGGAACAAGAAGGTCCATCAGCTGAGCAAGCGACTGATAACTTAGCGGCACTATTAAATGCAGGTTTCTCTTCTGAAGAGTAA